One Calonectris borealis chromosome 21, bCalBor7.hap1.2, whole genome shotgun sequence genomic window, CCAAATGCTTTAGGCTATTCACGTGAGATGAGGGCCTAAAAAGCAGTAGTCCTACTCTTTATTCATGAAAGTTTTACTCGGAACCACTTCTTGCATTTGTTTAATCGTCTGCTAATCCAGCCAGAATCTTTAAGTTTTCTTTCATCGCAGCAGAGAGTCTTCCCACAAGCTTGGTGCTAAAGTATTTGAGGGGCATTCAGAAAAAGACTGAAGGACAACAGTTTTGTGGCACAGTCAAAACAACACAGACAAaccttcttcccccctccagaAGACCTGGTCAGCTTTTGCTGAAGATCCAACTTATATTCCAATCTAAGATGAGATAGCATTCACCTCATTACTACCACAAAGCAAGAAGAAGCAGTAACAAAAGTTAATGTTTGTTCAGAGTTAATCACGATTTTGTCTCCAACTGCCGAAAATAGGCCCCTGAAAGGTGAGTAGCACGACAAGACTTTTAGAAGAAaccactgctctcctgcacaggAGCCTACACTTTTCCACCAGTTGCAGTAAGGGAAGAGAGTCGCTGGTATACTGCAAAATGGGGACATCACAGTAACTCAGAGCTAAGTAATTGAGAAAACACAGGCAGCTTATTTAAGAGAATACTGCTACCACTGCAGACGCTTTGGCCTAAGCCTTCCACCTCTTGCTTAGAGATAAGCAATCTTGCTTTCAGCTAAATAAAGTCCAACTTACAGTATTTGGATTGGTGAGGTTCCTTGCATCTGTCAGCCAGCTGCTTAAGTGATTATACGTACTTCTTCTGCAAAGAATCAAGTGAGTATAGTTTTAgctacagtattttttaaaatatgttaagtgCCAACAGCATAGTCAGCATCCATTAAACACACTAACATCTGTCATCCCTATTCTTCTCCCCAACCTCAAGACAGACAAAGCAGCCAGCATCTTCTTTGGACTCGGACCAAGATTTCAACAAGTCAACTTTAAACCCACAGAGCAACTCATACAACACGGGTGGAAAGATGGACCAATTCACACTTCTAGGATGTGGTAGTTTTACTGTCTTCACAAGGACAACATTTGTATTCTTTTGTATAGGACACATTAAAGGATTTCCTGTCAAACACTCTTATGAAACACTGTACAGTGGAATAGCACTTCAGTAACAAACAGTGCATAAGATGATTAATGTTTTACTCAAGATTTAAGCAAACAGGAGATATACCTATATACGCAGAAAAAAAGAGGTGCTTAAAGAATACCAAGAACAGCCCTAGAGGAAGATGGGAGACAtgtgaaagcaaaattattttgcgTTGCACATCTGATTAATTATTCATTTAGCAGCATCTTCAGTTTTCATCTGTAGAAGGAAGACAGGATAGCTTCTATGCAGCCTCATTTTGTTGGACAACTAGCCCGTGAAGAGGCCCAGAAGTCAGACTTCTCCAATTCTCTCATCTATACAGAGCCTGTTAAGCACGTTTACATAGCGCACTGCAACAGAGGTAATATTCTGTCCCGTGCCTATCCTAGGAATATTTCTGCCAGGTAAGCAGCAGTATCCATTGCctcccaggaaaagaaaaatccatgtacTGAAGAGCAGATTTTAAGGACAAAGCCAGTTCTTTAAACAACTTCAACACAGGCAGTCAAGGCCTGAAATGGCAAGATCCTCGGGTCTGTCAGCAGTGAAGTTTTCCAAGAAAAGCAGCTCACATAATTCCCTATGTTTCATTTTCAGCTCTTCAAATACTTAAAGTATTAGGCAAAGAAGTGTGGTAAGCTTCACACAACAGGATACAAATCCATCCAGACAGAGGCAGAGTCTTTACATCCAAGTCAAGGGGACAGACAAGACAGTACATACAAGGCTGTGGTATCCAAACAGCTTGTCAAGCACACACGAGCTACGACACAAGATGCTCCAGTCAACAGCACCTTACCTGGTAATGTCGTAGACCATgagagctcctgctgctcctctgtaGTAGCTTCGTGTGACAGCCCTGAATCTCTCTTGTCCTGCTGTATCCCAAATCTGTAGCTTAATTTTTTGGCCACTAACTTCAATTATTCTTGTGCCAAATTCAACACCAATTGTGTGGGGACAGTCTGCCATAACTGTCATGAAAAATAAGAGCAAAGATCAGATCTTTCTAGCACAAGGTCTTCTTACTACAAGATATTACTACCACCAGTTTTTAGTTATCTTCACTAGATTTTTCTGTCTCTAAGAAAGCATCTTTACAGCTACAGTACCTGAACTGTATCACTTAACCAGATATAAAATGAAGTATTTCCTGAACTGCTGttagttttaaaaacagttataaaaattCCTTGCCTTCTCTGACGCATGTATACTGATGCTGTTTGGCCATATATGTCAGAAGGTATCAAGTCAGTTGATTCTCAGTCTATCCTTGTAGAAACGGTTAACTATTTTAATGCAGTAGGAAAGGTAACTTTTAGGGAATTACCAAGATACAGCTAAAAGTCTGTAAAACAGCTTCAAAAACAAATATCCAAGTTGTTTCAGACAGGGTAATAGCATGATTGTCCACAGGAAAAAGCCAGTTTCATAAATAGCTATCAACACagcaaatcaaaaccaaaaaggcaTCTTTCTAGTTATAATAAACTTATCTTAATAAGTTCATCTTTAAAAACAatcaagaaaatacagaaaggaTGAGTACCTATTCAAGCTATCTACAGTTAGTGACAGTCTTGTAGCAGAGGTGTTTGGTATGCTAGTTTGTTCAGTTGTACTGCTTCGGCTTAACGCTGACAAACTAAGAACAAGACAGCCCCATCAAGACTTTTACTGTATGCAAAGTAGCATTTAAACAATTGGCTGATActggattttaattaaaagcaacagttaaaaaaatcctatttctacTAGAACACAGGAATATTTTAAACCATAGCTCCTACCCACTTATTGCCACATCTTGAGCAGCACACAGTAAAGACTAACTTCGTACTAATAAATACCTACGGACTTATCCATTGAGTGTGAGCCTCATGGAAAGTCGTAAGAGCTAATAGCCGCTGCAAACTTCAATGCAACACACATTATTAAGAAGAATTGAAGCTAATTCTTACTTAGTCACGATAGCTTACATGAAAAAACATTACAGCTGAGACAGACTGCAGTAAGCCTTAAACATCATCACACAGGGCAGTCCAAGTGTCACGAGTCACAGCAGCTACAGAGAACGACAGTGCTACTTAAGTCCGCAAACAAGGAGTCGAAGAAAAATAAGcacttcaaaaatgaaaaaaaaggattcaaaagCACTAAAAAGCTCCAACTGCTTGTGTTCAAGCAACACCAATACTGAAAGCATGCAAGTTTCAGACACGAAATTTCACTTTGCTCCATATCAAAATTCCCCAGAAAAGCTGTAAACACAGACACGGTCTTCCCCCTCATCACAGGTAGGACTGACTGAAGCAGCAGTTTTGCCATTACTACATCAACATTTTGTTTCTACATCTGCAGGagtcaaaacaaaaatctgatcAAGTACAATGCAAACCCATACAGATTAAGACAGATACCACATCAAGCTCATGCATGATGGAAGCAAAAGGGCAGGAAAGAGGGATGAAGTACACCAGTTAGAATAAATATTGTGAATTGAAATACTCACACTTCTTTTCTGTAAATTGATGAAGCAAACAGGACTTTCCTACACCCATGTCCCCTGTTACAGAAAGAATAGTTAAGGTTGACATCACATCATTGTTTCAACAAGCACGTTTTCTTCATCCCACACAACAAATGGTACAGAGGCAGGCAGCCATTCCTTTCTCAGGTCTAGTGGGCAATGTTCTATACCTGGCTATGGTCCTTAAATTTATCAACTTTTGCACTATAGTTTTGGTAAGAGGTGCAGGGTTGCAAGCAAGGGTGGAGCAGAAAACTCAAAAGAGAAGTTAATCTGTATTACTGATTTTACAACTGTATTTCACAAGGTTATGAGAAGTAGACCTGTAAGAAACTGAAATGTAAGATATACCTTTTGAGTGTTTGCCCTGTTCCTGTCTTACCTGCAATTACTGGTAAGGACATCAAAAACACTGACAACCAACCCAAACACACCAAGAAATTGCTTCACTTCCACTGATCCACTTACACAATGCCAATAGTGAGAAATGGCAAGATCTTTTAGTAACCAACTTTTCCACAGGCTGAGGCTGTCACAGCAGCTTGACTTACAAACCACCACAATAAGACTGCAGATCACTTACACCTACACAAGATCATTAATGACTAAACAATTAAAAGCAAGACCAGTTCTTCCAGGATAGTAATAAATGCAATCGAGCCCCTGACTCTAAACAGCCAAGGAAGCTGCAGCCAAAAGCaacatttaaacacaaaaaaatataGCCTGACAGATAAGCCTGTCTAAAGGAATGGATTCCAATTAGTACTTGTGTCTTCAAAGATTCTAAAATCTTTGAGACTAACGATGCAGAGACAGTCAAAATGCTATAGTAAACCTGAATCAACACAACATCCCAGTTCTGTTGATTCCCATTacagttttttccccatttccaaTGGATTTAGCAATTTTTCTAAACATAAACTTGATTTAGGGAGAAAGGGACCACATGCACCTGTTTTCAGAATCCCTTTTTTTCTAGTGCTATGCGGAGGGCTAAGCATTATGGCCCTAACAGTGAAGCTATTCAAGAATTCTGAAGTATGTATGTCAAAAAGAACAGTCATTTTTAACAGTAACTCAGCAATAAAGTGAACTCAATACAGGCACTGGTACTTGCCCTCACTCCCAGTTCACCTGCCACCCATTACACCGCTCTAATTCTGTAGCACACAAAGGCATTTGCCTTTATATTGTCAGCTACTAAAGCTTTAGAGCAAGCGTGGTGATCTGTGAAGGACTGAGGCTGGACAAGTAACTACTGAAAGAATCACTACTATATAGCAACAACATGCAACAGAAGTCAACAATAGTAGAGCCACAGGGTTTGTAGGTAGGTTGTCATGCATATACACATTGACATAAACACGTAAGTGCCCAGTGATACTTACCAATAATGATGTACTTAAAGATGTAGGAATAGTTGTAAGGTGCAGTTGCCATTGTGGcactaaaacaaaaaatagaacaCATCAGAATGGCTACTTGTTCACCAAACTCAACCCAATTCATCCAATTTAGTTCAcataagcaaacaaaacccccttccccttcctctccaccCCAACTATCCTCTCATTCACAGTttaaatttctgtgtatttctccACAGTCACT contains:
- the RAB14 gene encoding ras-related protein Rab-14 isoform X2: MATAPYNYSYIFKYIIIVMADCPHTIGVEFGTRIIEVSGQKIKLQIWDTAGQERFRAVTRSYYRGAAGALMVYDITRRSTYNHLSSWLTDARNLTNPNTVIILIGNKADLEAQRDVTYEEAKQFAEENGLLFLEASAKTGENVEDAFLEAAKKIYQNIQDGSLDLNAAESGVQHKPSAPQGGRLTSEPQPQREGCGC
- the RAB14 gene encoding ras-related protein Rab-14 isoform X1, with the translated sequence MATAPYNYSYIFKYIIIGDMGVGKSCLLHQFTEKKFMADCPHTIGVEFGTRIIEVSGQKIKLQIWDTAGQERFRAVTRSYYRGAAGALMVYDITRRSTYNHLSSWLTDARNLTNPNTVIILIGNKADLEAQRDVTYEEAKQFAEENGLLFLEASAKTGENVEDAFLEAAKKIYQNIQDGSLDLNAAESGVQHKPSAPQGGRLTSEPQPQREGCGC